Proteins from one Cryptomeria japonica chromosome 4, Sugi_1.0, whole genome shotgun sequence genomic window:
- the LOC131027502 gene encoding transcription factor MTB1: protein MDTYHFSANIAAIESLLEISETDFGNDASEIIIMDDAQFEIPISDVMMDGFCQETEKSSENRIQEPQHSAFSAYIKPQSKAATDSSASCENMHKRCFRFLRKIDEDIKVEIQRSRRSAPAVARKNNQKLKVKKKDQSKSAFKHMIAERNRRVKLKEHFENLYKLLPRNCKNDKHSILANTTHYLTELKLRVCEMEQQSESVDDSIPRNFSNSEGGSAGFESHDYSFNSDSLLLYRSDDVVLQQCDDIPGQVKIIINVKMKIVSCPASLLLRVIELLRAEQLEILSVSHENGFGFQAAFVVLPKGEDWNISHWQSFGSLVSRTVN from the exons ATGGACACATACCATTTCAGTGCAAATATTGCTGCCATTGAATCTCTTTTAGAGATTAGCGAGACTGATTTTGGCAATGATGCTTCTGAAATCATTATAATGGACGACGCACAATTTGAGATTCCTATTTCTGATGTCATGATGGACGGATTTTGTCAAGAGACGGAGAAATCCTCAGAAAATAGGATTCAGGAGCCGCAGCATAGTGCCTTCAGCGCGTACATAAAACCTCAATCAAAGGCCGCTACGGATTCTTCGGCATCCTGTGAGAATATGCACAAAAGATGTTTCAGATTTCTGAGAAAAATCGATGAAGATATAAAGGTAGAGATCCAGAGATCACGCCGGTCGGCTCCTGCTGTTGCTCGCAAGAATAATCAAAAGTTAAAGGTGAAAAAGAAGGATCAATCTAAATCGGCATTTAAGCACATGATTGCAGAGCGCAATAGGAGAGTTAAATTGAAAGAGCATTTCGAGAATCTTTACAAACTTCTTCCAAGAAATTGCAAG AACGATAAGCATTCAATATTGGCGAATACAACACACTATTTGACAGAACTAAAGCTTCGCGTTTGCGAGATGGAACAACAGAGTGAAAGCGTCGACGATTCAATTCCGAGGAATTTTTCCAATAGTGAAGGGGGAAGTGCAGGGTTCGAGTCCCACGACTATTCTTTCAATTCAGACAGTCTATTACTTTACCGCAGTGATGATGTAGTTTTGCAGCAATGCGATGACATCCCCGGCCaagttaaaattataattaatgtcAAAATGAAAATTGTTTCTTGCCCGGCAAGTCTACTTCTCAGAGTAATAGAGTTGTTGAGAGCAGAGCAGTTGGAGATCCTTTCAGTTTCACATGAAAACGGATTTGGGTTTCAGGCTGCTTTTGTTGTATTACCAAAG GGTGAGGACTGGAATATTTCCCACTGGCAATCTTTCGGGAGTTTAGTCAGCCGGACTGTCAACTGA